The following coding sequences lie in one Meles meles chromosome X, mMelMel3.1 paternal haplotype, whole genome shotgun sequence genomic window:
- the LOC123934748 gene encoding G2/mitotic-specific cyclin-B1-like, with the protein MALRVTRNTKVNAGNKAKISMGGAKRVPLTTTVASKPGLWRRTALGDVGNKVSEQPQAKLPLKKEAKTLVPGKVIAKKIPNPLEKSPEPVSEPEPEPEPVKEEKLSPEPILVAIPSPSPMETSRCAPAEEYLCQAFSDVILTVNGVNAEDGADPNLCSEYVKDIYACLRQLEEEQAIRPKYLLGHEVTGNTRAVLTDWLVQVQMKFRLLQETMYMTISITDRFMQNNCVPKKMLQLVGVTSMFIASKYEEMYPPETGDFAFVTDNTYTKYQIRWMEMEILRSYFGLGCPLPLHFLRRASKIGEIGAEQHTLAKYLMELTVLDHDAVHFPPPQIAAGAFYLALKILDNGHMTIKNKYTTCKHVKISTRVPSVHTICHLY; encoded by the exons ATGGCGCTCCGGGTCACCAGGAACACAAAAGTTAATGCTGGAAATAAGGCGAAGATCAGCATGGGAGGCGCAAAGCGCGTGCCTCTGACCACGACTGTGGCCTCCAAGCCCGGGCTGTGGCGGAGAACAGCCCTCGGAGACGTTGGTAACAAAGTCAGCGAACAACCACAGGCCAAATTGCCTctgaaaaaggaagcaaaaacttTGGTTCCTGGAAAAGTTATTGCTAAAAAAATACCTAATCCTCTGGAGAAGTCACCAGAACCTGTGTCAGAACCTGAGCCAGAACCTGAGCccgttaaagaagaaaaactttcgCCTGAGCCTATTTTGGTTGCTATTCCCTCTCCAAGCCCAATGGAAACGTCTAGATGTGCCCCTGCAGAAGAATACCTGTGTCAGGCGTTCTCTGATGTAATTCTTACAGTGAATGGTGTGAATGCCGAAGATGGAGCTGATCCAAACCTTTGTAGTGAATATGTGAAAGATATTTATGCTTGTCTGAGACAACTCGAGGAAGAGCAAGCCATCAGACCAAAATACCTACTGGGTCATGAAGTCACTGGAAACACGAGAGCTGTCCTTACTGACTGGCTAGTACAGGTTCAGATGAAGTTCAGGTTACTTCAGGAGACCATGTACATGACCATTTCCATTACTGATCGGTTCATGCAGAATAATTGTGTGCCCAAGAAGATGCTACAGCTAGTTGGTGTCACTTCCATGTTTATTGCAAGCAAATATGAAGAAATGTACCCTCCAGAAACTGGTGACTTTGCCTTTGTGACTGACAACACTTACACTAAGTACCAAATCAGATGGATGGAAATGGAGATTCTAAGATCTTATTTTGGTCTGGGCTGCCCTCTACCCCTGCATTTCCTTCGGAGAGCATCTAAGATTGGAGAGATTGGTGCTGAGCAACATACTTTGGCCAAATACCTGATGGAACTAACTGTGTTGGATCACGATGCGGTGCACTTTCCTCCTCCTCAGATCGCGGCAGGAGCTTTTTACTTAGCACTGAAAATTCTCGATAATGGT CACATGACCATCAAGAACAAGTACACCACATGCAAGCACGTGAAGATCAGCACTCGTGTGCCATCTGTTCACACTATATGTCACCTTTACTGA